A portion of the Stella humosa genome contains these proteins:
- a CDS encoding ABC transporter substrate-binding protein: MTSISRRSFATGIAAAGAVAILAGPAAAQVTITVNGSGGALATTITKVYEEPFFKETGVKVRATAPVSLPKLKAMVESGNVEWDMTELGGSDVIEATKGGWLQPVDWKFVDPDNKLPEIAKRPNAMVTSTFSTVLAYRTDKFAAGKEPKSWADFWNVKGFPGPRALQNSPVGNLEFALLADGVAPDKLYPLDVERAFKKLDQIKDKVTVWWTTGAQHVQLLIDGEVVMTSVWNGRISPLRKEGRPVAINYAGGSLQLSYWGIPKGAKFPKEAMMYMRTRLDPEKGEKFVSEVPYPGFVPGLIERLTPEVARDLPIHPDNVAVQFQFNPEWWAAQRAPLTERWNAWLLQ, from the coding sequence ATGACCAGCATCTCCCGCCGCAGCTTCGCCACCGGCATCGCCGCCGCCGGCGCGGTCGCAATCCTGGCCGGCCCTGCCGCCGCCCAGGTCACGATCACGGTCAACGGGTCGGGCGGCGCGCTGGCCACCACCATCACCAAGGTCTACGAGGAACCCTTCTTCAAGGAGACGGGCGTGAAGGTGCGGGCGACCGCCCCCGTCAGCCTGCCCAAGCTGAAGGCGATGGTCGAGTCCGGCAATGTCGAGTGGGACATGACCGAACTCGGCGGCTCCGACGTGATCGAGGCGACCAAGGGCGGCTGGCTGCAGCCGGTCGACTGGAAGTTCGTCGACCCGGACAACAAGCTGCCGGAGATCGCCAAGCGGCCGAACGCGATGGTCACCTCGACCTTCTCGACCGTGCTGGCCTACCGCACCGACAAGTTCGCCGCCGGCAAGGAGCCCAAGAGCTGGGCCGACTTCTGGAACGTGAAGGGCTTCCCCGGCCCGCGCGCCCTGCAGAACTCGCCCGTCGGCAATCTCGAATTCGCGCTGCTGGCCGATGGCGTCGCCCCCGACAAGCTCTATCCGCTCGATGTCGAGCGCGCCTTCAAGAAGCTCGACCAGATCAAGGACAAGGTCACCGTCTGGTGGACGACCGGTGCCCAGCACGTCCAGTTGCTGATCGACGGCGAGGTGGTGATGACGTCGGTGTGGAACGGCCGTATCTCGCCGCTGCGCAAGGAAGGCCGCCCGGTCGCCATCAACTATGCCGGCGGTTCGCTCCAGCTCTCCTACTGGGGCATCCCCAAGGGCGCCAAGTTCCCCAAGGAGGCGATGATGTACATGCGCACCCGCCTCGACCCCGAGAAGGGTGAGAAGTTCGTCTCCGAGGTGCCCTATCCCGGCTTCGTGCCCGGCCTGATCGAGCGCCTGACGCCGGAAGTGGCGCGCGACCTGCCGATCCATCCCGACAACGTCGCCGTGCAGTTCCAGTTCAATCCGGAATGGTGGGCCGCCCAGCGCGCGCCGCTGACCGAGCGCTGGAACGCCTGGCTGCTGCAGTAG
- a CDS encoding ABC transporter ATP-binding protein produces the protein MFRGLRQVYGTTVALEDFSLEVAAGEFLTLLGPSGSGKTTALNALAGFIEMSSGHIAIGGVSISDLPTEKRNIGMVFQNYSLFPHLDVLDNIAFPLRMRGVARRQARTTAQQALDLVRLAEYGRRMPHQLSGGQKQRVAFARAIVFEPRVLLMDEPLGALDLKLREAMQLEIKQFQRQIGCTVIYVTHDQGEALTLSDRIVVMDKGRVLQVGTPKEIYDAPTTRFVAEFIGVNNVVAVGRDAGGATMLEGIGPVAAAAPADARFAALRPEILRAVPGGNGPVMGTITDVIFLGDVVRYAARCDAGASLLFAQRREPGGGAHAIGARVAFTIEPGDIVFLAA, from the coding sequence GTGTTTCGCGGCCTTCGCCAGGTCTATGGCACGACCGTGGCGCTCGAGGATTTCAGCCTCGAGGTCGCGGCGGGCGAGTTCCTGACGCTGCTCGGGCCGTCCGGCTCGGGCAAGACGACGGCGCTGAACGCGCTGGCCGGCTTCATCGAGATGAGCTCGGGCCACATCGCCATCGGCGGCGTCTCGATCTCGGACCTGCCGACCGAGAAGCGGAACATCGGCATGGTGTTCCAGAACTACTCGCTCTTCCCCCATCTCGACGTTCTCGACAACATCGCCTTCCCGTTGCGCATGCGCGGCGTCGCACGGCGCCAGGCGCGCACGACCGCCCAGCAGGCGCTCGACCTGGTGCGGCTGGCCGAGTACGGGCGCCGCATGCCCCACCAGTTGTCGGGCGGGCAGAAGCAGCGGGTGGCATTCGCGCGCGCCATCGTCTTCGAGCCGCGGGTGCTGCTGATGGACGAGCCGCTGGGCGCGCTCGATCTCAAGCTGCGCGAGGCGATGCAGCTCGAGATCAAGCAGTTCCAGCGCCAGATCGGCTGCACCGTGATCTACGTCACCCACGACCAGGGCGAGGCACTGACGCTGTCCGACCGCATCGTCGTGATGGACAAGGGCCGCGTGCTGCAGGTCGGCACGCCCAAGGAAATCTACGACGCGCCCACGACCCGCTTCGTGGCGGAGTTCATCGGTGTCAACAACGTGGTCGCGGTCGGCCGCGACGCCGGCGGCGCGACGATGCTGGAAGGCATCGGCCCGGTCGCCGCGGCTGCCCCCGCTGATGCCCGCTTTGCAGCATTGCGGCCGGAGATCCTGCGCGCGGTGCCGGGCGGCAACGGACCGGTCATGGGCACGATCACCGACGTCATCTTCCTGGGCGACGTGGTGCGCTACGCTGCCCGCTGCGACGCCGGTGCCAGCCTGCTCTTCGCCCAGCGGCGCGAGCCGGGCGGCGGCGCGCATGCCATCGGCGCCCGCGTCGCCTTCACGATCGAGCCCGGCGACATCGTCTTTCTCGCCGCCTGA
- a CDS encoding TetR/AcrR family transcriptional regulator: MAVVDYAQHLARRLAEQAGARKVERTRLRLEIATAELLAEWSYGRLTVDDITARAGLAHGTFYRYYAGKHEIVLAVLQGFLGSIRGMRPSLSKVADPRVAIHAANRHYVEVYRQNIGLMRCLLTLRTDDPLVAEIGSRADAGLTTRVIRSLERFGAPVASLPLRQQELLIHAVIGTVDALLRKVYGAAEPPLARFADDPEAITEALTDVWVRALYAPSPTLAGTPSATTVSASAGSAAAAPRKRASRPA, from the coding sequence ATGGCCGTCGTCGACTACGCCCAGCATCTGGCCCGGCGGCTTGCCGAGCAGGCGGGTGCCCGCAAGGTTGAGCGCACGCGCCTGCGCCTGGAGATCGCCACGGCCGAGTTGCTGGCAGAGTGGAGCTACGGCCGGCTGACGGTCGACGACATCACCGCCCGGGCCGGCCTCGCCCACGGCACGTTCTATCGCTACTACGCCGGCAAGCACGAGATCGTGCTGGCGGTGCTGCAAGGATTCCTGGGCTCGATCCGCGGCATGCGCCCGTCCCTGTCGAAAGTGGCCGACCCGCGGGTCGCCATCCACGCGGCCAACCGCCACTATGTCGAGGTCTATCGCCAGAATATCGGCCTGATGCGCTGCCTGCTGACCTTGCGCACCGACGACCCGCTGGTGGCCGAGATCGGCAGCCGGGCGGACGCCGGCCTGACGACACGGGTGATCCGCAGTCTGGAGCGCTTCGGGGCCCCCGTCGCCAGTCTGCCGTTGCGCCAGCAGGAGCTGCTGATCCACGCCGTGATCGGCACGGTCGATGCGCTGCTGCGCAAGGTCTATGGCGCAGCCGAACCGCCGCTCGCGCGCTTCGCCGACGATCCCGAAGCCATCACCGAGGCCCTGACCGACGTCTGGGTGCGCGCACTCTACGCCCCCTCGCCGACACTGGCGGGAACCCCGTCGGCGACTACCGTTTCCGCCAGCGCTGGGTCCGCCGCAGCAGCACCCCGGAAACGAGCGTCTCGGCCAGCTTGA